A genomic stretch from Chloroflexota bacterium includes:
- a CDS encoding carotenoid biosynthesis protein — MNPVFLFLEIAATLIFVGAALAALSRGRLPFLELISAAAFGLLLEESSQLIFETYNYSPDWVLVLDRAPLVIGLTWALLIAGAMRITDALGVRRWTASFVDAALVIMLDLAFDAVAIRLGMWTWVDIGPTDGWFGVQAGNFYTWLFVTFGFSVLTRWLRDRAARRRGAEWLQLLVPIPAYAILIASIIPYALISTWTNAPTGGALWLSFVCIGLFVMVALRGVFGTGRQPPDGQMAAIVDLRLAFFTRLSIQGFFLIALLIMGIAPELSVLLVTSVVLILVDVWLSRLIDQRRAAAGLAPARAVLAPVAARVRQR, encoded by the coding sequence GTGAACCCGGTCTTCCTGTTCCTCGAAATCGCCGCAACTCTGATCTTCGTGGGCGCCGCGCTGGCCGCTCTGAGTCGCGGACGGCTGCCGTTCCTCGAGCTCATCAGCGCCGCCGCCTTCGGCTTGCTGCTCGAGGAGAGTTCGCAGCTCATCTTCGAGACCTACAACTACAGCCCTGACTGGGTGCTCGTGCTCGACCGCGCGCCGCTGGTCATCGGCCTGACCTGGGCCCTCCTCATCGCGGGAGCGATGCGGATTACGGACGCGCTGGGGGTTCGGCGCTGGACGGCTTCGTTCGTGGACGCGGCGCTCGTGATCATGCTCGACCTCGCCTTCGACGCGGTCGCCATCCGGCTGGGGATGTGGACGTGGGTCGACATCGGGCCGACCGATGGATGGTTCGGGGTTCAGGCCGGCAACTTCTATACGTGGCTGTTCGTTACGTTCGGATTCAGCGTATTGACCCGATGGCTGCGTGATCGCGCAGCCCGTCGACGCGGGGCGGAATGGCTGCAATTGCTGGTTCCCATTCCGGCGTATGCGATTCTGATCGCCTCGATCATCCCGTATGCCTTGATCAGCACCTGGACCAATGCACCCACCGGCGGAGCGCTCTGGCTGTCCTTCGTGTGCATCGGGCTCTTCGTGATGGTGGCCTTGCGTGGCGTCTTTGGCACCGGCCGCCAGCCGCCGGATGGGCAGATGGCCGCCATCGTCGACCTGCGACTTGCCTTCTTTACCCGGCTCTCCATCCAGGGCTTCTTCCTGATCGCGCTGCTGATCATGGGTATTGCTCCCGAGCTATCCGTGCTGCTCGTCACCTCGGTCGTATTGATCCTGGTCGACGTGTGGCTGTCTCGATTGATTGACCAGCGGCGCGCGGCCGCGGGCTTGGCTCCAGCGCGCGCCGTGCTGGCTCCCGTCGCCGCCCGGGTCCGCCAGCGATGA
- a CDS encoding M20/M25/M40 family metallo-hydrolase, with protein sequence MTEAATASLDVEAVVEHLRALIRIPSVNPPGDSEAAAGHDSNGGETAAARYCAEVLSQAGIGAEVLEAAPGRGSCFARLRADPGVRDPGPPLILLSHLDVVPVEAASWTRDPFGGELIDGAVWGRGAVDMKDMVAMELGVMLALQRSGTPLRRDVIFAAVADEEAGGKFGARHWVDARADLFGSEAGPAAAALNEVGGYSMTIRGQRVYGIQVAEKGIIWTRLHATGTPGHASMPHADNPALRLADAVSRLVAAPASGDPPAVVKAFFVGVGLGEVAELIPADPPRAQAALERLVPDPTMRRSLNAMLRDTITPTVIRVGSKVNVIAGSGMAEVDVRTLPSTDQAAFAQRLAALAGPEVTVESVMSLPAVEAPADAPIVELMREALGRADPQAAVLPMMITPGTDAKALAHLGIPTYGFVPLRLDADTPFLDLFHGNDERVPVSALAFGLPVLQEVVSRFAAVKGG encoded by the coding sequence ATGACCGAGGCGGCAACCGCGTCGCTCGACGTCGAGGCAGTTGTCGAACACCTCCGCGCGCTGATCCGGATCCCGTCGGTCAACCCGCCCGGCGACAGCGAAGCCGCCGCGGGCCACGATTCGAATGGCGGGGAGACGGCCGCCGCGCGCTATTGCGCCGAGGTGCTGTCCCAGGCGGGCATCGGAGCCGAAGTGCTGGAGGCGGCTCCGGGGCGGGGCAGCTGCTTCGCCCGCCTGCGGGCGGATCCTGGCGTGCGCGACCCAGGGCCACCGCTGATCCTGCTCAGCCACCTGGACGTGGTGCCGGTCGAGGCGGCGTCGTGGACGCGCGACCCGTTCGGCGGGGAGCTGATCGACGGCGCGGTGTGGGGCCGTGGGGCGGTGGACATGAAGGACATGGTCGCCATGGAGCTGGGCGTCATGCTGGCCCTCCAGCGTTCGGGCACGCCCCTCCGCCGCGACGTCATCTTCGCCGCGGTCGCCGACGAGGAGGCGGGCGGGAAGTTCGGGGCGCGGCACTGGGTGGATGCGCGAGCGGACCTGTTCGGCTCCGAGGCGGGTCCGGCGGCCGCGGCGCTGAACGAGGTGGGCGGCTACTCGATGACCATCCGCGGCCAGCGGGTATACGGCATCCAGGTCGCCGAGAAGGGCATCATCTGGACCCGCCTCCACGCCACCGGGACCCCCGGCCACGCCAGCATGCCGCACGCCGACAACCCCGCGCTGCGCCTTGCCGACGCCGTGTCGCGGCTGGTCGCCGCGCCGGCCAGCGGCGACCCGCCGGCCGTGGTCAAGGCGTTCTTCGTCGGCGTCGGCCTGGGCGAGGTGGCGGAGCTGATTCCTGCCGATCCCCCGAGGGCGCAGGCCGCGCTCGAGCGACTGGTCCCCGACCCCACGATGCGCCGATCGCTGAACGCCATGCTGCGGGACACGATCACGCCCACCGTGATCCGGGTCGGCAGCAAGGTCAACGTCATTGCCGGATCGGGGATGGCCGAGGTGGACGTTCGCACCCTGCCGTCGACCGACCAGGCCGCGTTTGCGCAGCGGCTGGCCGCGCTCGCCGGGCCGGAGGTGACGGTGGAGTCGGTCATGAGCCTGCCCGCGGTCGAAGCTCCGGCCGATGCGCCGATCGTGGAGCTCATGCGCGAGGCACTCGGACGGGCCGACCCGCAGGCTGCCGTGCTGCCGATGATGATCACCCCGGGGACGGACGCGAAGGCGCTGGCCCACCTGGGGATTCCGACCTACGGATTCGTGCCGCTTCGCCTGGACGCCGACACGCCGTTCCTGGATCTGTTCCACGGCAACGACGAGCGAGTTCCGGTCAGCGCGCTCGCTTTTGGACTGCCGGTTCTGCAGGAGGTCGTCAGCCGGTTCGCGGCGGTCAAAGGTGGGTAG
- a CDS encoding aldehyde dehydrogenase family protein, with protein MTTQVSAPSVPIYLAGEFVEAGTPLEVRNPATGDLVATTWQAGPDELERATAAAVAGFEQTRRLASFERRDALQHVAEAIARDADELAELLTRESGKPIRDARAEVARGSLTFRTAAEEALRINGEWLPLDWTAANRGRSGIVRRYPIGPVAGISPFNFPLNLAAHKVAPAIAAGCSIVLKPPSKDPLVMLRVAQYLDQTSLPKGAVSILPMDRPTGERMVADDRFKLLSFTGSPAVGWKMKADAGRKKVVLELGGNAGVIVDETADLDWAVARLVFGAFAYAGQVCISVQRIYVVESIYPEFERRFVDKVRQVTMGDPMDPASDLGPMVDLAAVARTDEWVREALDAGARALTGARADGLFYEPTVLVDVPRDARVCGEEVFAPVVNLFPVPDYAAALREINDSRFGLQCGLFTGSLERALAAHDELEVGGIIVNDVPTWRTDPMPYGGVKDSGLGREGLRWSIEDMTEPRLLAFARPL; from the coding sequence GTGACCACCCAGGTGAGCGCGCCCAGCGTTCCCATCTACCTGGCCGGCGAATTCGTCGAGGCCGGCACCCCGCTCGAAGTCCGGAATCCCGCCACCGGGGACCTGGTGGCCACCACCTGGCAGGCCGGTCCCGACGAGCTGGAGCGCGCGACCGCCGCGGCGGTCGCCGGATTCGAGCAGACCCGCCGCCTGGCCAGCTTCGAGCGCCGCGACGCCCTGCAGCACGTGGCCGAGGCCATCGCCCGCGACGCGGACGAGCTGGCGGAGCTCCTGACCCGCGAGTCGGGCAAGCCCATCCGCGACGCGCGAGCCGAGGTGGCTCGCGGCAGCCTGACCTTCCGAACCGCGGCCGAGGAGGCGCTGCGAATCAACGGCGAGTGGCTGCCCCTGGACTGGACCGCCGCCAACCGGGGTCGCAGCGGGATCGTGCGGCGATACCCGATCGGGCCTGTGGCGGGCATCAGCCCGTTCAACTTCCCGCTCAACCTGGCTGCCCACAAAGTGGCCCCCGCTATCGCGGCCGGGTGCTCCATCGTCCTCAAGCCGCCGAGCAAGGACCCACTGGTCATGCTTCGGGTCGCGCAGTACCTCGACCAGACCAGCCTGCCCAAGGGCGCGGTCAGCATCCTGCCCATGGACCGCCCGACGGGAGAGCGGATGGTGGCCGATGACCGATTCAAGCTGCTCAGCTTCACGGGCAGCCCCGCCGTGGGCTGGAAGATGAAAGCCGATGCCGGCCGCAAGAAGGTGGTCCTCGAGCTGGGCGGCAACGCGGGCGTGATCGTGGACGAGACCGCCGACCTCGACTGGGCGGTGGCGCGGCTGGTGTTCGGTGCCTTCGCCTACGCCGGGCAGGTGTGCATCAGCGTCCAGCGCATCTATGTCGTGGAGTCGATTTACCCTGAATTCGAGCGGCGATTCGTCGACAAGGTGCGCCAGGTGACGATGGGCGACCCCATGGACCCGGCCTCCGACCTGGGACCCATGGTCGACCTCGCTGCCGTGGCCCGCACCGACGAATGGGTGCGCGAGGCCCTCGACGCCGGCGCAAGAGCATTGACCGGCGCGCGCGCCGATGGACTGTTCTACGAGCCGACTGTGCTGGTCGACGTCCCGCGTGACGCGCGCGTGTGCGGCGAGGAGGTGTTCGCGCCGGTCGTCAATCTGTTCCCGGTCCCCGACTACGCGGCCGCGTTGCGCGAGATCAATGACAGCCGGTTTGGTCTCCAATGCGGCCTGTTCACCGGCTCGCTGGAGCGTGCCCTGGCCGCGCATGACGAACTGGAGGTGGGCGGCATCATCGTCAACGACGTCCCGACCTGGCGCACCGACCCCATGCCGTACGGCGGAGTCAAGGACTCGGGTCTCGGCCGCGAGGGGCTGCGCTGGTCGATCGAAGACATGACCGAGCCGCGGCTGCTGGCCTTCGCTCGACCACTCTGA
- the cysS gene encoding cysteine--tRNA ligase: MTPVRLYNSLTRRVKPLEPIASGQVSIYTCGPTVYRYAHIGNMRSFLFADLLRRTLEYLGYEVRHVKNITDVGHMRDDTFDTGEDRIEAAAEAEGKPPMEIAAFYTDAFLADEALINILPVHVQPRATDHIPEMIDLTQRLLDVGLAYEVNGTVYFDVSEFPDYGKLSGQRLEQMQAGHRVEVETDKRDPEDFALWKRSEPGRQMKWPSPWGEGFPGWHIECSAMSLKHLGERFDIHTGGIDNKFPHHEDEIAQSEGALGHPVVSAWMHGEFLTLDDAKMAKSAGNIIRVSELPEKGFAPLDFRYLALTAHYRSKLDFTHAAMHAAASGLARLRRAVEAGGSTQTDGGSVDLAAEPMAGYRARFVAAISDDLGLPTALAVAHGVAAADDLTPAQRRALLLDFDRVFGLSLDAVPEADDGELPEGASALLEERAAARAARDYATSDRLRDELAAMGVEVRDTPTGQMATRRRP, translated from the coding sequence ATGACTCCGGTTCGCCTCTACAACTCGCTGACCCGCCGCGTCAAGCCCCTGGAGCCGATCGCGTCGGGGCAGGTCTCGATCTACACCTGCGGTCCCACCGTGTACCGGTACGCCCATATCGGCAACATGCGCAGCTTCCTGTTCGCTGACCTGCTGCGGCGCACGCTCGAGTACTTGGGGTACGAGGTGCGTCACGTCAAGAACATCACCGACGTGGGGCACATGCGCGACGACACCTTCGACACCGGCGAGGATCGTATCGAGGCGGCGGCCGAAGCGGAGGGCAAGCCGCCGATGGAGATCGCGGCCTTCTACACCGACGCCTTTCTGGCCGACGAGGCGTTGATCAACATCCTGCCGGTCCACGTCCAGCCGCGGGCCACCGACCACATCCCGGAGATGATCGACCTGACCCAGCGCCTGCTGGACGTTGGTCTCGCCTACGAGGTGAACGGCACGGTCTACTTCGACGTCAGCGAGTTCCCCGACTACGGCAAGCTGTCGGGCCAGCGGCTGGAGCAGATGCAGGCCGGCCACCGGGTGGAGGTCGAGACCGACAAGCGCGACCCGGAGGACTTCGCCCTGTGGAAGCGGTCGGAGCCGGGCCGCCAGATGAAGTGGCCGTCCCCCTGGGGCGAGGGCTTTCCGGGCTGGCACATCGAGTGCTCGGCCATGAGCCTCAAGCACCTCGGCGAGCGATTCGACATCCACACCGGTGGGATCGACAACAAGTTCCCCCACCACGAGGACGAGATCGCCCAGAGCGAGGGAGCGCTCGGCCACCCGGTCGTCAGCGCCTGGATGCACGGCGAGTTCCTGACCCTGGACGACGCCAAGATGGCCAAGAGCGCCGGCAACATCATCCGGGTCAGCGAGCTGCCCGAGAAGGGGTTCGCGCCGCTCGACTTCCGGTACCTGGCCCTGACCGCCCATTACCGGTCCAAGCTCGACTTCACCCATGCCGCCATGCACGCCGCGGCATCCGGTTTGGCGCGGCTGAGGCGGGCGGTTGAGGCGGGCGGATCGACCCAGACCGATGGCGGCTCGGTCGACCTCGCCGCCGAGCCGATGGCCGGCTACCGAGCGCGATTCGTGGCCGCGATCAGCGATGACCTGGGCCTTCCCACCGCGCTGGCGGTGGCTCACGGCGTGGCTGCGGCCGACGACCTGACGCCGGCCCAGCGCCGCGCGCTGCTGCTCGATTTCGACCGCGTTTTCGGGCTAAGCCTGGACGCGGTTCCGGAGGCGGATGATGGCGAATTGCCCGAAGGTGCGTCCGCGCTGTTAGAGGAGCGCGCTGCCGCCCGCGCCGCGCGCGACTACGCGACCAGCGACCGCCTCCGCGACGAGCTGGCCGCGATGGGCGTCGAGGTCCGGGACACGCCCACCGGCCAGATGGCCACCCGCCGCCGCCCCTGA
- a CDS encoding non-heme iron oxygenase ferredoxin subunit produces the protein MTQAATRFVRILPAGDLRDGDLIPVAIDGRPVVLVRHEGEFFAVQNNCTHKDYPLSEAGFDPGDGVLVCAWHGGCFDVRTGAAVVLPATDPVETFPTRVAEGWVEIGLTGSLIAG, from the coding sequence GTGACCCAGGCCGCGACCCGCTTCGTCCGGATCCTGCCGGCGGGCGACCTGCGCGATGGCGATCTCATCCCGGTCGCCATCGATGGGCGGCCGGTGGTCCTCGTCCGCCACGAGGGGGAGTTCTTCGCGGTCCAGAACAACTGCACCCACAAGGACTACCCGCTCTCGGAGGCCGGGTTCGATCCCGGTGACGGGGTCCTGGTGTGTGCCTGGCACGGGGGCTGCTTCGACGTTCGGACCGGTGCGGCTGTTGTTCTGCCGGCCACCGACCCGGTCGAGACCTTTCCGACCCGCGTCGCCGAGGGGTGGGTCGAGATCGGGTTGACCGGCAGCCTGATCGCGGGCTGA
- the fabD gene encoding ACP S-malonyltransferase, with protein sequence MSTTELMAGAHAFVFPGQGSQYIGMGAALAGRSPVAAAIFERADAALGFKLSRLMFEGPADDLDATINAQPAILAASMAALEHLRERARAAGVTLNPLVVAGHSAGQYAAAIAAGSVDFEEAVRLVRERGRIMQERGIDGGMGAVIGLSEAQAEEVVKQARKLGEISVANINAPGQVVLSGVIPALVFALEMSKTVGARRAVQLTVSVASHSPLMRHARDEFAKVLERVPFRDPTVPLVGNVHATMIRSAEGLREELTDHLVHGVQWVATIRNMAAIGVTDFVEVGPGRVLTGLIKRISPEVQAHALDETDDGWLPEAPAKPAAAAETAKRGAARRKDAKEEP encoded by the coding sequence ATGTCCACAACCGAGCTGATGGCCGGCGCCCACGCCTTCGTCTTCCCAGGTCAGGGTTCGCAGTACATCGGGATGGGGGCCGCACTGGCGGGTCGCTCACCGGTCGCGGCCGCCATTTTTGAGCGGGCGGATGCCGCGCTCGGCTTCAAGCTCTCGCGCCTCATGTTCGAGGGACCGGCCGACGACCTGGACGCGACCATCAACGCGCAGCCTGCAATCCTGGCCGCCAGCATGGCCGCACTCGAGCATCTGCGAGAGCGGGCCCGGGCAGCCGGTGTGACGCTGAACCCGTTGGTCGTAGCCGGCCACTCGGCCGGGCAATACGCCGCGGCCATCGCCGCCGGATCGGTCGACTTCGAGGAGGCCGTGCGGCTCGTTCGTGAGCGCGGCCGGATCATGCAGGAGCGGGGCATCGACGGCGGCATGGGCGCGGTCATCGGTCTGTCCGAAGCGCAGGCCGAGGAGGTCGTCAAGCAGGCCCGCAAGCTGGGGGAGATCTCGGTGGCCAACATCAATGCCCCGGGCCAGGTGGTCCTGTCGGGCGTCATCCCGGCCCTCGTCTTCGCCCTGGAGATGAGCAAGACGGTCGGCGCTCGACGCGCGGTGCAGCTCACCGTGAGCGTGGCCAGCCACTCCCCGCTGATGCGCCACGCGCGCGACGAGTTCGCCAAGGTTCTCGAGCGCGTCCCATTCCGCGACCCGACCGTGCCGCTGGTGGGGAACGTGCACGCGACCATGATCCGCAGCGCGGAGGGGCTCCGCGAGGAGCTGACCGATCACCTCGTGCACGGCGTCCAATGGGTGGCCACGATCCGCAACATGGCCGCCATTGGCGTGACCGATTTCGTCGAGGTCGGGCCGGGGCGGGTGCTGACCGGGCTCATCAAGCGCATCAGCCCCGAGGTCCAGGCGCACGCGCTGGACGAGACCGATGACGGCTGGCTGCCGGAGGCGCCGGCCAAACCGGCGGCCGCGGCCGAGACCGCGAAGCGCGGCGCGGCGCGTCGGAAGGACGCGAAGGAGGAGCCATGA
- the fabF gene encoding beta-ketoacyl-ACP synthase II: MSANGRRAMVTGLGVVAPVGIGNQAAWDNLVAGRSGIRDVTIADLSGQDIRVGGEVPDFDPTLEMDPKDVRRHDRATQMAVAASAEALRDAGLINGSSQILPDEADPDRIGMVFGSGCGGVSILLENAKKYWDVGANRVSPWTIPHMLVDSPSGMVAIQFGIRGPNTAVVSACATGSHAIGEAAETIIRGQADLMLGAGTEAALVPLAFAGFGQMRALGTPIDPDTGEYVPSIASRPFDVTRNGFVIAEGCAVLVLEELEHALARGARPIAELVGYGSAADAFHMAAPPERGEGSQRSMRWALERGGIDPTEVDYINPHGTGTPLNDLAETQAIEAVFGDHARKMAISSTKSMTGHMMGAAGAFEGWASVKVLDTGWIPPTINLNHPDPALTLDYVPHVARQADVKVALSNSMGLGGHNGTIIFRKYEA, from the coding sequence ATGAGCGCCAACGGCCGCCGGGCCATGGTCACCGGGCTGGGGGTGGTGGCGCCGGTCGGCATCGGCAACCAGGCCGCGTGGGACAACCTGGTGGCCGGCCGGTCCGGCATTCGCGACGTCACCATCGCCGACCTGTCGGGGCAGGACATCCGGGTCGGCGGCGAGGTTCCCGATTTCGACCCCACCCTCGAGATGGATCCCAAGGACGTCCGACGCCACGACCGGGCGACCCAGATGGCGGTGGCCGCTAGCGCCGAGGCCCTGCGCGACGCGGGACTGATCAACGGCAGCAGCCAGATCCTGCCCGACGAAGCCGACCCGGATCGGATCGGGATGGTCTTCGGCTCAGGCTGTGGCGGAGTGAGCATCCTGCTCGAGAATGCGAAGAAGTACTGGGACGTTGGCGCCAACCGGGTGTCGCCGTGGACCATCCCCCACATGCTGGTCGACAGCCCGTCGGGGATGGTGGCCATCCAGTTCGGCATCCGCGGGCCGAACACCGCCGTCGTCAGCGCATGTGCCACCGGCAGCCACGCCATTGGCGAGGCGGCCGAAACGATCATCCGGGGCCAGGCCGACCTCATGCTGGGAGCCGGGACGGAGGCCGCGCTGGTGCCCCTGGCGTTTGCCGGGTTCGGCCAGATGCGGGCCCTCGGCACGCCCATCGACCCGGACACCGGCGAGTACGTGCCATCTATTGCCTCGCGCCCCTTCGATGTCACCCGCAACGGGTTCGTCATCGCCGAGGGTTGCGCGGTGCTCGTCCTCGAAGAGCTCGAGCACGCACTGGCGCGCGGGGCGCGCCCGATTGCCGAATTGGTCGGCTACGGGAGCGCGGCCGACGCGTTTCACATGGCCGCCCCGCCTGAGCGCGGGGAGGGCAGTCAGCGATCCATGCGCTGGGCGCTGGAGCGTGGGGGAATCGACCCGACGGAGGTTGACTACATCAACCCCCACGGCACCGGCACGCCGCTCAACGACCTGGCCGAGACGCAGGCCATCGAGGCCGTCTTCGGCGACCACGCCCGAAAGATGGCCATCAGCTCAACGAAGTCGATGACGGGCCACATGATGGGCGCGGCCGGGGCGTTCGAGGGCTGGGCATCGGTGAAGGTGCTGGACACCGGCTGGATCCCGCCAACCATCAACCTGAACCACCCCGACCCGGCGCTCACGCTCGACTACGTGCCCCACGTCGCGCGCCAGGCCGACGTCAAGGTCGCGCTCTCGAATTCCATGGGCCTGGGCGGCCACAACGGGACGATCATCTTCCGCAAGTACGAGGCCTAG
- a CDS encoding NUDIX hydrolase — MPERDATTTYPLTLGEEPAFCPACGKAVVERVLEEDHRPRLVCPDGHVTWRNPRLVVGTLPVREGRVYLARRGIEPGLGLWSYPGGFLEVGESAQEGARRETEEETLLRVEVGPLIGAYSRPHAAVVTLIYEAQVVGGEALPGVETTEVRDFTVDEIPWHELAFSTAESALRDWVRTQAGHEPRHEPELYVLGDEDGAGA; from the coding sequence ATGCCGGAGCGCGACGCCACCACGACCTATCCCCTGACCCTGGGCGAGGAGCCCGCCTTCTGTCCCGCCTGTGGCAAGGCCGTGGTCGAGCGGGTGCTCGAGGAGGACCACCGCCCCCGACTGGTGTGTCCCGACGGCCACGTCACGTGGCGCAACCCGCGCCTGGTAGTGGGCACCCTCCCGGTGCGCGAGGGCCGCGTGTACCTGGCGCGGCGGGGGATCGAGCCGGGCCTGGGGCTGTGGAGCTACCCCGGCGGCTTCCTGGAGGTCGGTGAGTCGGCCCAGGAAGGGGCCCGTCGCGAGACCGAGGAGGAGACGTTGCTGCGGGTCGAGGTCGGGCCCCTGATCGGCGCCTACTCGCGGCCCCACGCGGCGGTGGTGACCCTCATATACGAGGCGCAGGTGGTCGGCGGCGAGGCTTTGCCGGGCGTGGAGACGACCGAGGTCCGCGACTTCACCGTTGACGAGATCCCCTGGCACGAGCTGGCGTTCAGCACCGCCGAGAGCGCGCTGCGAGACTGGGTGCGGACGCAGGCCGGCCACGAACCGCGCCACGAACCGGAGCTGTACGTGCTGGGCGACGAGGACGGTGCGGGCGCCTAG